The Xylanibacillus composti DNA window GGAATTAGGGGGTCTGACCGATGTCCGCCTAACCTGTGGTGAAATGGCGAAATAAGGTCCGTGACTTCCGTTAGAGTTGCAAAATAGGCAAAATGGACAACTTAGCGTCTGTGAGTTCCGTTAACATGCAAATCGGCCAACCAGGTACAGCCCGTCATGTTTTTTTCGCTGTTTCGAAAAACTAGTTTCCTATCCGGCAGAATAGACTATAATACAAGTAAACAGTTTCGACAGAAAAAACATGATTCAACAAGAAATTCCAATATTTTTAAGCCTGTATGCCTATCGTATTCGTTGTTTAATAGGGATAAAGATGGGGTACTACTGCTAGGGGCGCGACGCTAACGGACGACTTCATGGCTGTCTGACCGAGCGTGGGCAAATCTATAAATCCGTTACAGGGTTTGAAACTATGTATACAGATATAGGATGATACCATTGGACGCTAACGAACAGGACACATCAATGAATCACTTGTTGGAGGAAATCAAGGAACTGAAAAAGGAACTTCATGAGCTAAGCGACAAGGTGAACAATTTCTCCGACCACGATCTCGTTCAATTAAGCCAACGGCTGGACGAAAAAATCATTGTCTATCAGAAAAAAATGAGAGGCTGCGCTGCCCGCAAGCGAAAGCGGTGAGACCCGGGGGTTCCGTCCCTATCCAGCTGCGCTTCCATGGAACCTGGCTTGGGTGATGATGGGGAGATGAACGGGCACATACGCCTAACCGGGCACTCTGTGACGCGCGGTTTTTTTTGTCGTGCGCAGCGCGTGCAAAAACCTTTACAAATTCCACACATCGCCTTAACACTCTCTTAACTGTGGTTTGCGATTCTAATAGAGTTAAAGACTATACATAGGAGGAGAACCACAGTGAGAGCATGGAGCAAATGGGCAGGCATCTTGTCCCTGTCCCTCGCATTGACCAGCTTGGCCCCGGCTGTTGGCGCAGCGGCGCCTGCAGGCACAGCCGAGCTGACGCTGACCAAGATTGGCGGATACGACACGGAGGCGGGACTGGATAACGCAGGAGCAGAGATTGTAACCTACGACCCGGAGAGTCAGAGCGTCTATCTGATCAACGGCGCAACGCGAGCGATTGAGATTGTCGATATCTCGGGATTGCAGAGCGGTATTCCGGATCAAGTGCTGAACGTGGAGGACGAGCAGAAGAT harbors:
- a CDS encoding aspartyl-phosphate phosphatase Spo0E family protein is translated as MNHLLEEIKELKKELHELSDKVNNFSDHDLVQLSQRLDEKIIVYQKKMRGCAARKRKR